One Marasmius oreades isolate 03SP1 chromosome 2, whole genome shotgun sequence DNA segment encodes these proteins:
- a CDS encoding uncharacterized protein (BUSCO:EOG09265JNA), protein MSKLKRDNLYLKFHHYSKPRLLAMFAAIRSAASYRGVTRAFSTTSRTGDLAKLTLIGRLGKEPEVKRTKNDMEFITYTVATNSYPPPNEDGERPPARTSWHRVLSFGETSNTYLKKLKKGSLVYVEANYELREPEPEADPSSPMGQRQIFLRHESIRVLSTPKSEDESH, encoded by the exons ATGAGTAAACTCAAGCGCGATAACTTGTATTTGAAATTCCACCATTACTCAAAACCCAGGTTACTGGCCATGTTCGCTGCTATTCGGTCTGCTGCATCCTATCGTGGTGTTACTCGC GCGTTCTCTACCACGTCAAGAACGGGTGACCTCGCGAAACTTACTCTCATTGGTCGTTTGGGCAAGGAGCCTGAAGTAAAAAGGACGAAGAATGATATGGAATTTATCAC ATATACGGTGGCGACAAACAGTTACCCACCTCCCAACGAGGACGGAG AACGGCCACCTGCTAGAACCAGCTGGCATCGCGTCTTGTCATTCGGTGAAACCTCAAACACATATCTGAAAAAGCTCAAGAAGGGATCACTGGTTTACGTCGAGGCAAACTACGAACTTCGTGAACCAGAGCCGGAAGCAGACCCCTCTTCCCCGATGGGTCAGAGACAAATATTCTTGAGACATG AATCAATTCGTGTTTTGTCGACTCCAAAGTCTGAGGATGAATCGCACTAA
- a CDS encoding uncharacterized protein (BUSCO:EOG09260RVQ) yields the protein MNTQQEPNGSNTGPPTSAMDSLTLGQMRAMIPSQPKPKQWWYDFNYDDEDTVMNELDELYSYVEMPQVAENLKAWQGYYGEEWTKSSAAKRRLHVELLLDGLEQKDAVVRFTNSRRLFYIVQGTFAETVSPEHQLHWIFENCKIVRAANGVSCIIEALKIASSKQDLIASLTDADIAQLNISPQDKSDLLEEVLTELSVYFGILYHLIEIFKGHDDFADELMSLDPPLPVYLFNLVAALRDKNSKGYPIKKLLLLLWKSLLACFGGIRDYARAKVLARELAGLPTDGPSSKGHPVPFIKSSPLDIEAFRQETSVKYPTFTPPIPQTVFSQEPEMASVFKHLSGNLSSKLAQAYSPIPVRHHYHHDDLEGHSGLSNAAPHPFPQPPGTFNRSTVQPSTPAPSPPPPNAKPKKQQYQTDQARPFLFPFSKAQGRDARLVPFAIDEAENLYNRHMYVSLALSQMWRTREDCMTFESGLERMPGTESESSTFTSKDAETAEPLPDLALLDAKLAEAEVALAKAETSAEKRKARERREDLMRLKRVEQTYSAVLPVLSSWVLVLLKLLLATVSAANSTISQASASPFQPGVSSPPEQPNLPPPTLEETDVTRHREITSKAVSAILLVVLKWFKVSHVMKFHHLGQLLLDTNCLLLLLKLFGLQDVSTSLISKADAPDQNFFRYCFLNFAKNPQHIRPEDNMLKPPRHNIVKTVTLPNGQVHEEEVEMLTEFSWRNFFATINFAKIMQKLSKNRSHRIWMLVQYKSSAVLKRMLRVQHPMLQLHLLKLIKSQVPFCGRKWRQSNMKVITAIYLSCRPDLRDEWLTGGEVDDVGDASAQEMALRHLVKFYNNRRYGISATINQQGPMHKRSGSMSNHIEGLHPGPELSSIIRPLGTPNIVEADVFPPARSQAPDPSIFLPYIPEDISFEEEYEEYISDLGLFEDSNADPSLFVGMSAWSRFPAQFAQDIADGISDSESIVSIGDLGDEARLEHNRDDSEVVDENLNNWEHMSPKTMAALPKSPAGRRSSSGGGLRPVAPFGLDDGTAVDLDDDEELPGPAPREKSEPFAGGAGVDEVEYAYGV from the exons ATGAATACACAACAGGAACCAAATGGTTCCAACACAGGACCACCAACAAGTGCTATGGACTCCCTAACCCTCGGACAGATGAGGGCGATGATCCCCTCCCAGCCTAAACCCAAG CAATGGTGGTACGACTTCAATTACGATGACGAAGATACGGTCATGAATGAGCTGGATGAGTTATACTCTTATGTTGAGATGCCTCAGGTGGCCGAGAATCTCAAAGCATGGCAAGGATACTATGGTGAAG AATGGACCAAGAGTAGTGCAGCAAAGCGAAGATTACACGTTGAATTGTTGTTGGATGGCTTGGAACAGAAGGATGCAGTCGTACGGTTCACTAATTCTCGCCGATTGTTTTATATCGTTCAAG GTACATTTGCCGAGACTGTGTCTCCAGAACATCAGCTGCACTGGATTTTCGAGAACTGCAAGATCGTTAGAGCTGCCAATGGAGTGAGTTGTATAATCGAAGCGCTGAAGATTGCGAGCTCCAAGCAAGATCTGATCGC GAGCCTCACAGATGCTGATATCGCCCAGTTGAACATATCGCCGCAAGACAAATCAGATTTGCTGGAGGAGGTCTTGACAGAACTATCAGTTTACTTTGGAATTCTTTATCACCTCATTGAGATTTTTAAAGGACATGACGATTTTGCGGACGAGCTAA TGAGTTTGGACCCTCCGTTACCTGTATATCTTTTCAATCTGGTCGCGGCATTAAGGGACAAGAACTCCAAGGGATATCCTATCAAGAAG CTTTTGCTTCTGCTTTGGAAATCGCTGCTCGCCTGCTTTGGTGGAATTCGGGACTACGCAAGGGCCAAAGTACTAGCTCGTGAATTGGCGGGGTTGCCAACGGACGGGCCCTCCTCAAAAG GTCATCCTGTACCGTTTATCAAATCTTCTCCTCTAGACATTGAGGCCTTTCGGCAAGAGACCTCTGTAAAATACCCGACATTCACCCCACCCATACCGCAAACGGTGTTCAGTCAAGAACCGGAAATGGCTTCCGTGTTCAAACACCTTTCGGGCAATCTCAGCTCTAAACTTGCCCAAGCATATTCACCCATCCCCGTTCGACATCACTACCACCATGACGACCTTGAAGGACATTCTGGCCTCTCAAATGCCGCTCCTCACCCTTTTCCGCAACCACCGGGAACATTCAATCGATCGACTGTTCAACCTTCAACACCGGcaccatctcctcctcctccgaacGCAAAGCCAAAGAAACAACAATATCAGACAGACCAGGCTAGacccttcctcttccctttCTCCAAGGCACAAGGAAGAGATGCCCGACTGGTGCCTTTTGCTATCGACGAAGCGGAGAACCTCTACAATCGACATATGTATGTAAGCCTTGCGTTATCGCAGATGTGGAGAACGAGAGAGGACTGCATGACTTTTGAGAGCGGGTTGGAACGCATGCCGGGGACAGAAAGTGAATCATCGACATTCACAAGTAAG GATGCAGAAACCGCTGAACCATTACCCGATCTAGCCTTGTTAGATGCCAAGCTTGCAGAAGCGGAGGTTGCTCTAGCGAAGGCGGAAACCTCCGCAGAGAAAAGGAAGGCTAGAGAGAGGCGTGAGGATCTTATGCGTTTAAAGAGAGTAGAACAAACATAC AGCGCGGTGCTGCCCGTTCTGTCTAGCTGGGTTCTTGTCCTCCTAAAACTTTTGCTGGCCACTGTCTCGGCTGCGAACAGCACCATTTCACAAGCTTCCGCGTCGCCTTTTCAACCAGGGGTCTCGTCTC CGCCGGAGCAACCCAACCTACCTCCTCCAACACTCGAAGAAACTGATGTTACACGGCACCGTGAAATCACCTCGAAAGCAGTTTCAGCAATTCTGCTTGTGGTACTCAaatggttcaaagtttctC ATGTCATGAAATTCCATCACTTGGGACAACTCCTTCTCGATACAAATTGCCTTTTGTTGTTGCTAAAGCTGTTCGGCCTGCAGGATGTGTCAACGTCACTGATATCGAAAGCAGATGCGCCCGACCAAAA TTTCTTCCGATATTGTTTCTTGAACTTTGCAAAAAATCCTCAACACATTCGACCAGAAGATAATATGCTGAAACCGCCTCGGCACAACATCGTGAAGACAGTGACACTTCCGAATGGACAAGTCCACGAAGAGGAAGTGGAAATGTTAACGGAATTCTCATGGAGAAACTTTTTTGCTACAATCAATTTCGCTAAGATCATGCAAAAGCTTTCGAAGAACAGGTCACATCGAATATGGATGCTGGTACAATATAAAAGCTCG GCTGTGTTGAAGCGCATGTTGCGAGTGCAGCACCCGATGTTGCAGTTACACCTTCTCAAGCTCATCAAGAGTCAAGTTCCGTTCTGTGGTCGTAAATGGAGGCAAA GCAATATGAAGGTCATTACTGCCATCTACCTCAGTTGTCGTCCGGATCTCAGAGATGAATGGCTCACCGGAGGTGAAGTGGATGACGTTGGCGATGCTTCG GCCCAGGAAATGGCATTGCGCCACCTGGTCAAGTTCT ATAATAACCGGCGTTATGGAATCAGCGCCACGATAAACCAGCAAGGTCCGATGCACAAGCGTTCAGGTAGCATGTCAAACCACATAGAAGGCCTACATCCAGGACCAGAGCTATCCAGTATCATACGGCCATTAGGCACCCCCAACATCGTGGAAGCGGACGTTTTCCCTCCTGCCCGGTCACAAGCACCCGATCCGTCAATCTTCTTACCATACATTCCCGAAGATATCAGCTTTGAAGAGGAATATGAGGAATACATTTCAGATCTCGGTTTGTTCGAAGACTCAAATGCAGATCCTTCGTTATTTGTTGGAATGTCGGCTTGGTCCCGCTTCCCTGCACAGTTCGCCCAGGATATAGCGGATGGTATCAGCGACAGTGAAAGTATCGTTTCCATAGGCGACTTAGGGGACGAAGCAAGACTTGAACATAATCGTGATGATAGTGAAGTTGTCGATGAGAATCTGAACAATTGGGAG CATATGAGCCCGAAAACGATGGCTGCTCTTCCTAAATCGCCAGCAGGCCGCAGATCAAGCTCTGGAGGCGGATTACGGCCGGTTGCGCCATTTGGTTTAGATGATGGAACGGCGGTTGATTTAGATGACGACGAAGAACTTCCTGGTCCAGCACCTCGGGAAAAATCTGAGCCATTTGCCGGTGGCGCAGGCGTTGACGAAGTCGAATATGCTTATGG GGTATGA
- a CDS encoding uncharacterized protein (BUSCO:EOG09264IG5), with amino-acid sequence MVKSTIIVRASDALPLAASVDDEQTEQALQEHKQQSKLIFRRITPNSEPRCSIESGQYTLHYLIANNVVFLTIADKSYPRKLAFSFLDELSKEFATSYGAKVESVRKPYAFVGFDTFMSKTARLYRDTRTASASSGLDQLNDDLQDVTRIMTKNMEELLWRGDSLDRMSHLSTSLRSESEKYRKAARNINLNAMIRQYAPLGAVVLILLIILYWRFW; translated from the exons ATGGTCAAGTCAACGATTATCGTCAGGGCGTCAGATGCTCTTCCTCTGGCAGCTAGCGTAGACGACGAGCAG ACAGAGCAAGCTCTCCAAGAACACAAACAACAATCCAAGCTTATATTTCGTCGAATAACCCCAAACTCGGAACCTCGTTGCTCGATAGAGAGTGGACAGTATACATTACA TTACCTCATAGCAAACAACGTCGTGTTCCTCACTATTGCAGACAAGTCCTATCCCCGGAAACTCGCTTTCTCATTTCTAGATGAACTTTCAAAAGAGTTTGCTACAAGCTATGGCGCGAAAGTGGAGAGTGTGAGGAAACCGTATGCGTTTGTCGGATTCG ACACTTTTATGTCAAAAACAGCGCGTCTTTACCGAGATACAAGAACCGCTAGCGCCAGCTCTGGCCTTGACCAACTTAATGACGACCTTCAGGACGTGACGAGAATTATGACAAAAAATATGGAAGAACTTTTGTGGCGAGGGGACTCACTAGACC GGATGTCGCATCTATCGACATCTCTCCGTTCAGAGTCTGAAAAATACCGCAAAGCCGCCAGGAATATCAACCTCAACGCTATGATCCGTCAATATGCACCTCTCGGTGCTGTTGTTCTTATACTTCTCATTATACTATACTGGAGGTTCTGGTGA
- a CDS encoding uncharacterized protein (BUSCO:EOG09260XSR): MDFESKLEGILNQCRHNDVDVKIDALNKLQAELLSGAGIIDSDAVVNVLKACLRNSNQHLTTATLSVLPSILSVLISKPFHLSLPRNGQSSVDSSTSSTTPSTIVDVVTLRQVLSALLPPGGLFDRLGDKEKAQLKARETLVVLGGLTFRAPGQSTLSTSSRGGKGVETPLAIFERFLREAGLSSKVWKVREQSILTLVHIRRQCHMFPVRPYLPLLVGCLEDMDAHVRECARTSVVELFTGPAVTDAARTDLKKELTKRGVRKTIVDGVLSKLLGNGSFDATSNPTSREGSENGDTAASKPKEYIPPSIALQQRKPSGTMGSLPRSMSQVSVKEIPRPLSRTASATSPPPATPTSETSSDVNPVYIASARDLETEFASMAKPFDGKETEHNWSPREQAILRVRGMLKGDVHNRYLDVFLACLKEGFIQRSLKTLASLRTTVAISTCYLYDELAVSLGHLLDPFCEALLTHLLKMAGFTKKLTAQQSQVSVTSLITHTSGTPRLFVALLWQTLQEKMAQSRMFVIGHFKTYLEVHGQRVKNAPEVELVEKAVCKALGDPNPAVKEKGRACFWVFHSIWCNRGTTILDSLDAVGRKQLEKACPDPNAMPCLPSVTPTPAKKSSVAAAIAASRAKAKAIAAAPPTLRHQATSASHGNVRRPASPGPLKSPVSTLSGRPTSPLRVSTSPPSPRSRMVSNTPTQPASVPAIHLRQSSTGVPRPKSPPSPSADRARRTSSPLAPVSTVRRAAQIALPPSPPSSASSPPRQGALFKVRPAHTSSTTWPPALPPDFKGMDHESLLLAQDIPLPDDDSDSEHSVNLLSFSSPPHKWPPPQQAPASDSRTHSLSPRSVDSKPMVSNALSTDSVIDLSQAAGQPVVEDALRARAEQAESAAERLLELVEPEEDGSSHPSIPLSLLIGSTSSGPSTPRVSKPKSAPSAMPVTPVNRATAIMRQAALFKDSPASNGRPISLLDVFQDRKHETGWWLTRKTVLAQRRLTDATPPSSQEVFFQTCIKNLEEGEADVDLLQQLVHFCLDNPDIDAVSPISPGVGLPTSPSPFDSSHSMMSLHPGLWEKNRNFDRLFDALYKYLTSSERSDSEVEHGLMILWQMHESLAIHLEGKEAEVFSMLLQVRYCSKFSVLEATNTIRDTLTSKIEPVYGLTTMHASLKAFYAEPAPSFATNGAKSATYAFGLIAIGKFILRLPAEIAEEELPRIKGTLISALNDTTSLVVREASAAAVICAQLVLRDETHLFTLLDGLADEKKNLLTYLFDKHGARGASRTTPNGFDKLQKEMRRLDTRTSTPPRPLA; the protein is encoded by the exons ATGGATTTCGAGTCCAAATTAGAAGGCATTCTTAACCAATGCAGACATAATG ACGTCGACGTCAAAATCGACGCCTTGAACAAGCTGCAAGCTGAATTGCTGTCAGGAGCTGGG ATTATCGATTCTGACGCTGTCGTTAATGTTCTTAAAGCGTGTCTTCGTAATTCGAACCAACATCTAACGACCGCCACCCTATCGGTCTTGCCTTCAATTCTCTCTGTCCTCATATCTAAACCTTTTCATCTTTCGTTGCCTCGTAATGGTCAATCCTCGGTTGACTCATCCACATCATCTACTACACCCTCGACCATTGTGGACGTCGTCACCTTACGTCAGGTTCTTAGCGCTCTTTTACCGCCAGGCGGGTTATTTGATCGCTTAGGAGACAAGGAGAAGGCTCAACTGAAGGCTCGTGAAACTCTCGTGGTGTTGGGTGGTTTGACGTTTCGTGCTCCAGGTCAGAGTACGTTATCCACAAGCTCGCGGGGTGGGAAGGGAGTGGAGACTCCATTAGCAATTTTCGAACGGTTTCTTCGTGAGGCTGGGCTTTCCAGTAAGGTTTGGAAGGTTCGGGAACAG TCAATCCTAACTCTCGTTCACATTCGACGGCAATGCCACATGTTCCCCGTTCGCCCTTACCTCCCTCTTCTTGTTGGTTGTTTGGAGGATATGGATGCTCATGTCCGTGAATGCGCTCGCACATCTGTTGTCGAACTGTTCACAGGACCTGCTGTTACGGATGCTGCCAGGACTGATCTGAAAAAAGAGCTGACGAAAAGGGGCGTGCGAAAAACGATTGTGGACGGTGTCCTGTCCAAGCTCCTTGGGAACGGTTCATTCGACGCCACAAGCAACCCAACGAGCCGTGAAGGTTCAGAAAATGGAGATACCGCCGCTTCGAAACCAAAGGAGTATATACCCCCAAGTATTGCCCTTCAACAACGAAAACCTTCGGGTACTATGGGCTCGTTACCTCGGTCAATGAGCCAAGTAAGCGTGAAGGAGATACCTCGCCCTCTAAGTAGGACAGCGTCTGCTACTTCGCCTCCTCCAGCTACCCCAACAAGCGAGACTTCGTCAGATGTCAATCCAGTCTAT ATCGCATCTGCCCGAGATCTCGAGACTGAATTTGCAAGTATGGCTAAACCTTTTGAT GGGAAGGAAACGGAACACAATTGGTCACCGCGAGAGCAGGCAATATTACGAGTACGCGGAATGTTGAAAGGAGATGTCCACAACCGCTATCTCGACGTGTTCTTGGCTTGTTTGAAGGAAGGATTCATCCAGCGATCGCTCAAAACG CTTGCCAGTCTGAGAACTACCGTTGCTATCAGCACCTGTTATCTTTACGACGagctggctgtatcactggGACATTTGTTGGATCCGTTTTGTGAAGCATTGCTCACCCATCTCCTCAAAATGGCTGGTTTCACCAAAAAGCTGACTGCTCAACAATCACAAGTGTCTGTCACCTCGTTGATCACTCACACGTCTGGTACACCACGGTTATTTGTCGCTTTGCTATGGCAAACACTCCAAGAGAAAATGGCGCAGAGTCGAATGTTCGTTATCGGTCACTTCAAAACCTATCTTGAAGTACACGGCCAGCGGGTCAAAAATGCACCCGAAGTTGAGCTTGTAGAAAAGGCGGTCTGCAAAGCCCTGGGGGATCCCAATCCTGCggtgaaggaaaagggacGTGCATGTTTCTGGGTTTTTCATTCAATATGGTGCAATCGTGGAACAACAATTTTGGACAGTCTCGACGCTGTTGGCCGCAAACAGCTCGAGAAAGCATGTCCAGATCCGAATGCCATGCCATGCCTTCCATCTGTAACCCCCACCCCAGCTAAGAAGTCTAGTGTGGCTGCCGCCATCGCCGCAAGTCGTGCAAAGGCTAAAGCAATCGCTGCGGCACCACCTACGCTGCGACATCAAGCCACCTCTGCTTCTCATGGTAATGTGCGGCGCCCAGCTTCTCCAGGTCCACTGAAGAGTCCGGTATCTACACTAAGTGGGCGTCCCACTTCTCCCCTGAGGGTGTCTACATCACCTCCTTCACCCCGCTCTAGAATGGTCTCCAATACCCCAACTCAGCCAGCGTCAGTACCTGCAATACACTTACGGCAATCAAGCACCGGAGTGCCTCGTCCAAAATCGCCTCCCTCCCCCTCCGCCGACCGAGCAAGGCGGACTTCATCCCCGCTTGCCCCGGTCTCTACCGTTCGTAGGGCAGCGCAAATCGCACTTCCTCCCTCTCCACCTTCCTCCGCATCTTCCCCTCCTCGACAGGGTGCCCTATTCAAAGTCAGACCTgcacacacctcaagcacaacCTGGCCACCCGCTCTTCCGCCTGACTTCAAGGGTATGGACCATGAATCACTACTACTCGCTCAAGACATTCCACTTCCGGATGATGACAGCGATTCGGAACATTCTGTCAACCTACTATCTTTCTCGAGTCCCCCTCATAAATGGCCACCACCACAACAGGCGCCTGCATCCGACTCTCGGACGCATTCGCTGTCACCAAGATCGGTGGATTCGAAGCCTATGGTCTCAAATGCACTGTCCACGGATTCAGTGATTGATCTATCTCAGGCCGCGGGTCAACCTGTCGTTGAAGACGCTCTGCGGGCGAGAGCTGAACAGGCTGAAAGTGCAGCGGAACGATTGTTGGAACTCGTAGAGCCGGAAGAGGATGGGTCATCTCATCCCAGCATCCCACTTTCGCTATTGATCGGTAGCACAAGCAGCGGACCTTCCACGCCGAGGGTCAGCAAGCCCAAATCTGCACCGTCAGCTATGCCTGTCACACCGGTCAATCGTGCAACGGCGATCATGCGTCAAGCAGCGCTTTTCAAGGACAGCCCAGCATCTAATGGACGTCCAATTTCGTTGCTAGACGTGTTTCAAGATCGTAAACATGAAACGGGTTGGTGGCTAACACGTAAAACAG TCCTTGCTCAACGAAGACTTACTGATGCTACTCCACCTTCGAGTCAGGAAGTTTTCTTCCAGACTTGTATCAAGAATCTCGAGGAAGGGGAAGCTGATGTAGATTTGTTGCAGCAGCTGGTGCATTTCTGTTTGGACAATCCAGATATAGATGCTGTTTCGCCTATAAGTCCTGGTGTTGGTCTTCCCACCAGTCCATCTCCGTTTGATAGCTCTCACTCGATGATGTCGTTACACCCTGGTTTATGGGAAAAGAACAGAAACTTCGATAGATTGTTCGACGCACTGTACAAGTACCTTACATCCTCTGAACGG AGCGACTCGGAGGTCGAACACGGCCTCATGATCCTATGGCAGATGCACGAAAGTCTTGCTATACATTTGGAAGGCAAGGAAGCTGAGGTTTTCTCAATGTTGCTGCAAGTACGATATTGCAGCAAGTTCAGT GTTCTCGAGGCCACGAATACTATACGGGATACTTTAACATCGAAGATTGAGCCTGTATATGGTCTCACGACGATGCATGCCAGTctaaaggctttctatgctGAGCCTGCGCCATCGTTCGCAACCAATGGGGCGAAGTCTGCTACCTATGCCTTCGGGCTGATAGCTATCGGGAAATTCATCCTTCGGCTACCTGCCGAAATCGCTGAGGAGGAATTACCTCGAATCAAGGGAACCCTGATATCG GCTTTGAACGATACTACTTCCCTAGTGGTTCGAGAGGCCTCGGCCGCCGCCGTCATTTGTGCCCAGCTTGTTCTACGGGATGAAACACATTTGTTCACCCTTCTAGATGGATTAGCGGACGAGAAGAAAAACCTCCTCACCTATCTCTTTGACAAACATGGCGCTCGTGGAGCGTCACGCACTACTCCCAATGGTTTTGACAAGCTACAGAAAGAGATGAGAAGGCTTGACACGAGGACAAGCACTCCTCCCCGACCGCTGGCATGA
- a CDS encoding uncharacterized protein (BUSCO:EOG092651K1): MSSTFPNLYYKRLAGTPRACYVCDKPTTTVLATINTVDFIYTCPTHLADRNFASRIVDSAPAKPKASDEEIQKVKREWEEKQKKKQEKEKEKEEAEKDQKTDEKDDKKESKVKPPSPASAPASTPPSTTHERYSLHRDFFSMRLAEHRKKRQTVQAKELGPRLPGAPTGTIVGS; encoded by the exons ATGTCGTCCACGTTCCCCAATCTCTATTATAAGAGA CTTGCTGGCACTCCTAGGGCTTGCTATGTTTGCGATAAACCCACCACCACAGTTCTTGCAACAATAAATACAGTCGATTTCATCTATACATGTCCAACGCATCTCGCCGACAGAAACTTTGCGAGTCGGATAGTGGACAGCGCCCCAGCCAAGCCCAAGGCGAGCGACGAGGAAATTCAGAAAGTGAAACGAGAATGGGAAGAGAAGCAAaagaagaaacaagagaaagagaaagagaaagaggaagCGGAAAAGGATCAGAAGACGGATGAGAAGGACGACAAGAAGGAATCGAAAGTCAAACCCCCGTCGCCAGCATCCGCACCAGCCAGTACTCCCCCTTCTACAACCCATGAACGTTACAGTCTTCACCGAGACTTTTTCTCCA TGCGACTTGCAGAGCATCGCAAGAAACGACAAACAGTTCAAGCAAAGGAACTTGGTCCCAGATTGCCAGGAGCTCCCACTGGAACCATAGTTGGCTCTTAG
- a CDS encoding uncharacterized protein (BUSCO:EOG09264441; MEROPS:MER0000549) — translation MFRNTYDSDNTVFSPQGRLHQVEYALEAVKQGSAAVGLRSKTHSILLALKRSSGELASYQQKMFRIDDHVGIAIAGLTSDARVLSNFMRQQAMSSKMVFNRPIPVNRLVSSIADKAQVNTQEYGRRPYGVGFLVIGQDQSGPHLYEFSPSGSAYEYYAMSIGARSQSAKTYLEKYYESFDDCSLEELITHGLHALRETLQQDKALNVNNTSIGILGPASQHETSVPSGGGFRILEGEILQPFLDTMVPKETSAAPATTSSDDDVQMQE, via the exons ATG TTTCGCAACACCTATGATTCTGACAACACCGTTTTCTCGCCACAAGGCCGTCTACATCAAGTCGAGTATGCGCTTGAAGCGGTTAAGCAAGGTTCTGCCGCGGTAGGACTGAGATCTAAAACCCATTCGATCTTATTGGCCTTGAAG CGATCTTCTGGAGAGCTTGCCTCGTATCAGCAGAAAATGTTTCGAATAGATGATCACGTTGGAATTGCTATCGCTGGGCTGACATCGGATGCGCGTGTATTGAG TAACTTCATGCGGCAACAAGCAATGTCATCAAAGATGGTCTTCAACAGACCGATACCCGTCAACCGTCTGGTGTCTTCCATTGCTGACA AGGCACAAGTGAACACGCAAGAATACGGAAGACGTCCCTACGGTGTTGGATTCCTGGTTATTGGCCAAGATCAGTCCGGTCCCCATCTTTACGAGTTCTCCCCTTCAGGAAGCGCGTATGAATATTACGCCATGTCCATTGGTGCAAGAAGTCAGAGCGCCAAAACATATCTGGAAAAATATTATGAGAGTTTCGATGACT GCTCACTAGAAGAACTCATCACACACGGTCTACACGCTCTCCGTGAGACTCTACAGCAGGACAAGGCCCTCAATGTCAATAACACCTCGATCGGCATTTTGGGACCAGCAAGCCAGCATGAGACCAGTGTTCCCTCTGGTGGGGGCTTCCGTATCCTTGAAGGGGAGATATTGCAACCGTTTTTGGATACCATGGTACCAAAGGAAACTTCTGCGGCACCTGCAACTACCTCATCAGACGACGATGTACAAATGCAAGAATAG
- a CDS encoding uncharacterized protein (MEROPS:MER0017405), with the protein MSCFLFRLGSSARVSPHRANRLFQSIPRDLHSSSRLFENPQPLFQAAASRIFSPDRLSLLRLSSSTRPVFHKIRSSWASRGTQQVGRTRPPSGRTGKNWNAGGSGGRGGLFKFLDQIPEDFLFWGILATNGVVFLMWLGASRTQMYSNDSSDLKFMVNNFMCSWSNLYAGRIWTMITNMFSHKDLSHILFNCFTFYFLGQPVIRLLGTKRFLGLWFGSGLMTNSSSLFWNPKAANVHSHGSSGCINGIMAFLACTAPTMKFLIWGIVPVPAWLLVSGLFAYDLYGTVNHSRSGVDTAGHVGGTIGGVAYYLGMVFRIIR; encoded by the exons ATGTCCTGCTTCCTCTTCAGGCTGGGAAGCTCGGCAAGAGTATCTCCTCATCGGGCTAACAGGCTGTTTCAGAGCATCCCACGAGACCTTCATTCTTCCTCGAGGCTCTTTGAGAATCCACAACCATTATTCCAAGCTGCAGCCTCACGAATATTCAGTCCTGATCGTCTATCTCTTCTCAGACTCTCAAGTTCCACCCGACCCGTATTCCACAAAATCCGGTCGAGTTGGGCTTCCAGAGGGACCCAGCAAGTGGGTAGAACGCGGCCGCCATCGGGGCGTACAGGCAAGAATTGGAATGCAGGCGGTTCGGGAGGACGTGGAGGATTATTCAAGTTTCTTGACCAAATACCTGAGGATTTTCTATTTTGGGGGATTCTAGCTACTAACGGAGTGGTGTTTTTGATGTGGTTGGGGGCGTCGAGGACGCAG ATGTATTCCAATGATTCAAGCGATCTAAAGTTTATGGTGAACAATTTTATGTGCAGTTGGAGCAACCTTTATGCGGGAAGGAT ATGGACGATGATTACGAACATGTTCTCGCACAAGGATTTGAGTCACATACTCTTCAATTGTTTCACGTTTTACTTCTTGGGGCAGCCTGTGATTCGACTCCTCGGGACTAAGAGATTCCTGGGATTGTGGTTTGGAT CTGGGCTGATGACCAACTCTTCCAGCCTGTTCTGGAACCCAAAAGCGGCCAATGTCCATTCACATGGTTCGAGTG GTTGCATCAATGGTATCATGGCGTTCCTCGCCTGCACGGCCCCTACCATGAAGTTTCTTATTTGGGGGATAGTACCAGTGCCAGCGTGGCTACTGGTGTCTGGCTTGTTCGCGTACGACCTCTATGGAACGGTTAATCACTCAAGGTCAGGTGTAGACACGGCAGGGCACGTTGGAGGAACTATCGGAGGTGTTGCTTATTATCTGGGAATGGTGTTCAGGATTATTCGGTGA